From a single Apostichopus japonicus isolate 1M-3 chromosome 12, ASM3797524v1, whole genome shotgun sequence genomic region:
- the LOC139977647 gene encoding uncharacterized protein isoform X2 gives MDIIAAIFISCFMIISLRCTLLLANPVCYSFHRLNNQDVTIKMTSCLTDNDGTVKTFTSLEEVSVGELMGFYAKRIASSTNMKKATTIKNHVNTTELPTVPITTGHCAADKMDSTFTMETSLPGTLVTADGGISTYQMTTKTTGDISTSSMYEPPTDTAFTMEVSTSQTSLPGTLVTADGGISIDNITTKTTGDISTASMYEPPTDASCGQWHQLDRSFYCMIPEFQNLQEAEDICRTYDDAHLASISSVEEDDFVSQLTMGSDTWIVYR, from the exons ATGGACATCATCGCGGCGATATTTATCAGTTGCTTTATGATTATTTCTTTAAGATGTACCTTATTATTGg CAAACCCCGTGTGTTACAGTTTCCACCGACTTAACAATCAAGATGTAACAATTAAGATGACAAGCTGTTTAACTGACAATGACGGAACCGTGAAAACATTCACATCCTTAGAGGAAGTCTCAGTTGGAGAATTGATGG GGTTTTATGCTAAACGTATTGCTTCATCTACCAACATGAAGAAAGCTACAACGATCAAAAATCACGTGAATACCACAGAATTACCGACGGTACCTATTACAACCGGACACTGTGCAGCAGACAAAATGGATTCCA CATTTACAATGGAAACTAGCTTACCTGGTACGTTAGTTACCGCAGATGGTGGGATTAGTACATATCAAATGACGACTAAAACAACTGGAGACATCTCAACATCATCAATGTATGAACCGCCAACAGACACCG CATTTACAATGGAAGTCAGTACATCGCAAACTAGCTTACCTGGTACGTTAGTTACCGCAGATGGTGGGATTAGTATAGATAATATAACGACTAAAACAACTGGAGACATCTCAACAGCATCAATGTATGAACCGCCAACAGACGCCA GTTGTGGTCAATGGCATCAACTGGATCGTAGCTTCTATTGCATGATTCCAGAATTTCAAAACCTGCAAGAGGCAGAGGATATATGCCGTACATATGATGACGCCCATCTCGCTTCGATAAGTTCGGTAGAGGAAGATGACTTTGTTTCCCAACTTACAATGGGTTCGGATACTTGGATTGTTTACAGGTGA
- the LOC139977647 gene encoding uncharacterized protein isoform X4, which translates to MVAYLYEILSFFMLRYNHEFLECLITANPVCYSFHRLNNQDVTIKMTSCLTDNDGTVKTFTSLEEVSVGELMAFTMETSLPGTLVTADGGISTYQMTTKTTGDISTSSMYEPPTDTAFTMEVSTSQTSLPGTLVTADGGISIDNITTKTTGDISTASMYEPPTDASCGQWHQLDRSFYCMIPEFQNLQEAEDICRTYDDAHLASISSVEEDDFVSQLTMGSDTWIVYR; encoded by the exons atGGTAGCTTATCTTTATGAGATATTATCTTTTTTTATGTTAAGGTATAATCATGAATTTCTAGAATGTTTAATTACAGCAAACCCCGTGTGTTACAGTTTCCACCGACTTAACAATCAAGATGTAACAATTAAGATGACAAGCTGTTTAACTGACAATGACGGAACCGTGAAAACATTCACATCCTTAGAGGAAGTCTCAGTTGGAGAATTGATGG CATTTACAATGGAAACTAGCTTACCTGGTACGTTAGTTACCGCAGATGGTGGGATTAGTACATATCAAATGACGACTAAAACAACTGGAGACATCTCAACATCATCAATGTATGAACCGCCAACAGACACCG CATTTACAATGGAAGTCAGTACATCGCAAACTAGCTTACCTGGTACGTTAGTTACCGCAGATGGTGGGATTAGTATAGATAATATAACGACTAAAACAACTGGAGACATCTCAACAGCATCAATGTATGAACCGCCAACAGACGCCA GTTGTGGTCAATGGCATCAACTGGATCGTAGCTTCTATTGCATGATTCCAGAATTTCAAAACCTGCAAGAGGCAGAGGATATATGCCGTACATATGATGACGCCCATCTCGCTTCGATAAGTTCGGTAGAGGAAGATGACTTTGTTTCCCAACTTACAATGGGTTCGGATACTTGGATTGTTTACAGGTGA
- the LOC139977647 gene encoding uncharacterized protein isoform X3 gives MVAYLYEILSFFMLRYNHEFLECLITANPVCYSFHRLNNQDVTIKMTSCLTDNDGTVKTFTSLEEVSVGELMGFYAKRIASSTNMKKATTIKNHVNTTELPTVPITTGHCAADKMDSTFTMEVSTSQTSLPGTLVTADGGISIDNITTKTTGDISTASMYEPPTDASCGQWHQLDRSFYCMIPEFQNLQEAEDICRTYDDAHLASISSVEEDDFVSQLTMGSDTWIVYR, from the exons atGGTAGCTTATCTTTATGAGATATTATCTTTTTTTATGTTAAGGTATAATCATGAATTTCTAGAATGTTTAATTACAGCAAACCCCGTGTGTTACAGTTTCCACCGACTTAACAATCAAGATGTAACAATTAAGATGACAAGCTGTTTAACTGACAATGACGGAACCGTGAAAACATTCACATCCTTAGAGGAAGTCTCAGTTGGAGAATTGATGG GGTTTTATGCTAAACGTATTGCTTCATCTACCAACATGAAGAAAGCTACAACGATCAAAAATCACGTGAATACCACAGAATTACCGACGGTACCTATTACAACCGGACACTGTGCAGCAGACAAAATGGATTCCA CATTTACAATGGAAGTCAGTACATCGCAAACTAGCTTACCTGGTACGTTAGTTACCGCAGATGGTGGGATTAGTATAGATAATATAACGACTAAAACAACTGGAGACATCTCAACAGCATCAATGTATGAACCGCCAACAGACGCCA GTTGTGGTCAATGGCATCAACTGGATCGTAGCTTCTATTGCATGATTCCAGAATTTCAAAACCTGCAAGAGGCAGAGGATATATGCCGTACATATGATGACGCCCATCTCGCTTCGATAAGTTCGGTAGAGGAAGATGACTTTGTTTCCCAACTTACAATGGGTTCGGATACTTGGATTGTTTACAGGTGA
- the LOC139977647 gene encoding uncharacterized protein isoform X1, with the protein MVAYLYEILSFFMLRYNHEFLECLITANPVCYSFHRLNNQDVTIKMTSCLTDNDGTVKTFTSLEEVSVGELMGFYAKRIASSTNMKKATTIKNHVNTTELPTVPITTGHCAADKMDSTFTMETSLPGTLVTADGGISTYQMTTKTTGDISTSSMYEPPTDTAFTMEVSTSQTSLPGTLVTADGGISIDNITTKTTGDISTASMYEPPTDASCGQWHQLDRSFYCMIPEFQNLQEAEDICRTYDDAHLASISSVEEDDFVSQLTMGSDTWIVYR; encoded by the exons atGGTAGCTTATCTTTATGAGATATTATCTTTTTTTATGTTAAGGTATAATCATGAATTTCTAGAATGTTTAATTACAGCAAACCCCGTGTGTTACAGTTTCCACCGACTTAACAATCAAGATGTAACAATTAAGATGACAAGCTGTTTAACTGACAATGACGGAACCGTGAAAACATTCACATCCTTAGAGGAAGTCTCAGTTGGAGAATTGATGG GGTTTTATGCTAAACGTATTGCTTCATCTACCAACATGAAGAAAGCTACAACGATCAAAAATCACGTGAATACCACAGAATTACCGACGGTACCTATTACAACCGGACACTGTGCAGCAGACAAAATGGATTCCA CATTTACAATGGAAACTAGCTTACCTGGTACGTTAGTTACCGCAGATGGTGGGATTAGTACATATCAAATGACGACTAAAACAACTGGAGACATCTCAACATCATCAATGTATGAACCGCCAACAGACACCG CATTTACAATGGAAGTCAGTACATCGCAAACTAGCTTACCTGGTACGTTAGTTACCGCAGATGGTGGGATTAGTATAGATAATATAACGACTAAAACAACTGGAGACATCTCAACAGCATCAATGTATGAACCGCCAACAGACGCCA GTTGTGGTCAATGGCATCAACTGGATCGTAGCTTCTATTGCATGATTCCAGAATTTCAAAACCTGCAAGAGGCAGAGGATATATGCCGTACATATGATGACGCCCATCTCGCTTCGATAAGTTCGGTAGAGGAAGATGACTTTGTTTCCCAACTTACAATGGGTTCGGATACTTGGATTGTTTACAGGTGA
- the LOC139977808 gene encoding CD166 antigen-like, giving the protein MYCTVLLMLMLGSLSAVCHAGNEDFYTLSGSLIELQCNLKDGPVDSIIWSKNNKEFGRYVSSKEQWNNYRDLLDFDEENSCSTFSVERATFDDAGRYLCQAYYTEGGMEETWFYLTIYESPEMRNLTQLTNEGEQIFAQCCLQFAGKKMEPSFSWYLNENNKNQALEEVIVSRPQMENPNTSFCEVIEVTSHRRLHNQTIMCLMPKTSNRTNSGVLYVYYEPSVQFNSVEGTHESDTSISVEENQILTIECVAKGNPAPNVTLEGEDGKPMAFTLIQNETIGLLSRKVFQMKNVTRNASGLYVCQSGNRIGSMKVERQITITYPAVVLMTSPSTMAVKIYENFVIECKAESSPPAEVKLQKLVNREWILLPSYIPNKGNVSGLWQFYFRDVNPDVRGSYRCWAFNSKGKPATSLHVLVTVTHGYFHLWIASSLCVFILLVAGITTILFCRRYRRHTSFEMSQQSNTIPDVIRLNQHNMQPSSNSSSANVAASKSNQHKFSSKTPDRETYAKQFPKYYECYGSERSLSIKSYDRQENRSSLVGVELDGDGYATLNNQHSRQECEREQYIGVSE; this is encoded by the exons ATGTACTGTACGGTTCTTCTCATGTTAATGTTGGGTTCACTGTCTGCGGTTTGCCATGCTG GGAATGAAGATTTTTACACTTTATCAGGGAGTCTAATTGAATTACAGTGTAATCTCAAAGATGGTCCCGTAGACTCTATCATCTGGAGTAAGAACAATAAAGAATTTGGACGATACGTTTCATCTAAGGAACAATGGAACAACTACAGAGACTTGTTAGACTTTGACGAAGAAAATTCTTGTTCCACGTTCTCAGTGGAAAGAGCAACATTCGACGATGCTGGGAGATATTTGTGCCAGGCCTATTACACTGAAGGTGGGATGGAGGAAACGTGGTTTTATCTAACTATATATG AAAGTCCTGAAATGAGAAATTTAACTCAACTTACAAACGAAGGCGAGCAGATTTTTGCACAATGCTGCTTGCAATTTGCTGGTAAAAAGATGGAACCTTCCTTTTCCTggtatttaaatgaaaataataagaatCAAGCACTAGAGGAGGTCATTGTTTCTCGACCACAGATGGAGAATCCAAACACAAGCTTCTGCGAAGTGATAGAAGTAACCAGTCACCGCAGATTACATAACCAAACTATAATGTGTTTGATGCCAAAAACCAGTAACCGGACAAATTCTGGTGTTTTGTATGTTTATT ATGAGCCCAGTGTCCAGTTCAATAGTGTGGAAGGAACACACGAATCTGATACTTCTATTTCGGTTGAAGAAAACCAAATACTCACTATTGAATGTGTAGCTAAGGGAAATCCAGCACCGAATGTTACCTTAGAAGGAGAAGATGGTAAACCGATGGCGTTTACATTAATACAGAACGAAACTATTGGGTTACTTTCAAGGAAAGTTTTCCAGATGAAGAATGTAACAAGAAATGCATCCGGCCTCTACGTCTGTCAATCAGGAAACAGAATTGGAAGTATGAAAGTCGAAAGACAAATCACCATAACAT ATCCTGCAGTGGTATTGATGACGTCTCCATCCACTATGGCAGTAAAGATCTatgagaattttgttatagaatGCAAAGCTGAGTCTAGTCCACCGGCTGAGGTAAAGTTACAGAAACTCGTCAATCGTGAATGGATCTTGCTACCATCCTATATACCAAACAAGGGAAATGTTTCAGGATTATGGCAGTTTTATTTTCGAGATGTGAACCCAGATGTTAGAGGGAGTTACAGGTGTTGGGCCTTTAACTCGAAAGGAAAACCAGCTACATCTCTTCATGTCCTGGTTACAGTGACCCACG GCTATTTCCATCTATGGATTGCGTCATCATTGTGTGTTTTCATTCTATTGGTGGCTGGaataacaactattttgttCTGCAGAAGATACC GAAGGCATACTAGCTTCGAGATGTCACAACAATCGAATAC AATTCCGGATGTTATTAGACTGAACCAGCACAACATGCAACCTAGCAGCAATTCATCTTCTGCTAATGTTGCTGCCTCTAAATCGAACCAACACA AATTTTCCAGTAAAACACCTGATCGGGAAACATATGCGAAACAATTTCCCAAATATTATGAATG CTATGGATCAGAACGAAGTTTATCCATAAAATCATATGACAGGCAGGAGAATC GTTCATCGTTGGTTGGTGTTGAACTTGACGGAGACGGATATGCAAC ATTAAACAACCAACATTCAAGACAAGAGTGTGAACGGGAACAATACATTGGAGTCTCAGAATGA